A window of the Streptomyces albireticuli genome harbors these coding sequences:
- a CDS encoding type II toxin-antitoxin system VapB family antitoxin, with translation MAKAKVTVSLDAELVVEVMVLAGVSSPQDAVEAVVRDYIARGHRTEARTGSQDLTPRETGSERREQQG, from the coding sequence ATGGCGAAGGCCAAGGTCACTGTCAGCCTCGACGCCGAACTCGTGGTGGAGGTCATGGTCCTGGCGGGGGTGAGCTCGCCCCAGGACGCCGTCGAGGCGGTCGTGCGCGACTACATCGCCCGCGGTCACCGCACGGAGGCCCGTACGGGCAGCCAGGACCTCACGCCGCGCGAGACGGGGAGCGAGCGGCGGGAACAGCAGGGCTGA
- a CDS encoding endonuclease/exonuclease/phosphatase family protein, with protein MSASVPPRTSRLPLGAPLTRRTALRVTAATVTGATAAGTHAAPAGAVSTSAPATETATVGSGPATGAPRGLRVMTFNLRYASETGPHPWSERRPVMRRLLRRERPHLLGTQEGLHGQLRDLAEDLGPRYGSVGLGRSGGSHDEFVAVLYDTERLVPEEYDHFWLSATPSLIGSATWGNTVVRMATWVRFTDRRTGAGLYALNTHLDHAHQYARERSAALLTERLRGLDPALPRIVTGDFNVPAHRNPVYDAMLDRGALADTWDTAAERGPQYATFHGYRPLVPDGDRIDWILASPSVRVSRADINTFSEHGRFPSDHLPVQALLEL; from the coding sequence GTGTCCGCATCCGTACCGCCGCGCACGTCACGTCTTCCGCTGGGGGCTCCGCTGACCCGGCGTACCGCGCTGCGCGTGACGGCGGCGACCGTCACCGGCGCCACGGCCGCCGGCACGCACGCCGCCCCCGCCGGGGCCGTCTCCACCTCCGCTCCCGCCACGGAGACGGCCACGGTGGGCAGCGGACCGGCCACCGGCGCTCCACGCGGCCTCCGCGTGATGACGTTCAACCTCCGCTACGCCTCCGAGACCGGCCCGCACCCCTGGTCGGAGCGCCGCCCGGTCATGCGCCGCCTGCTGCGCCGCGAACGCCCGCACCTGCTGGGCACCCAGGAGGGCCTCCACGGCCAGCTGCGCGACCTCGCCGAGGACCTCGGCCCCCGCTACGGAAGCGTCGGGCTGGGCCGATCGGGCGGCAGCCACGACGAGTTCGTGGCCGTCCTCTACGACACCGAGCGGCTCGTCCCCGAGGAGTACGACCACTTCTGGCTCTCCGCCACGCCGTCCCTGATCGGCTCGGCCACCTGGGGCAACACGGTGGTGCGCATGGCGACGTGGGTCCGCTTCACCGACCGGCGCACGGGGGCCGGGCTCTACGCCCTCAACACCCATCTCGACCACGCCCATCAGTACGCGCGGGAGCGCTCCGCGGCCCTGCTCACCGAGCGGCTGCGCGGCCTGGACCCGGCCCTGCCGCGCATCGTGACGGGCGACTTCAACGTGCCCGCCCACCGCAACCCCGTGTACGACGCCATGCTCGACCGCGGTGCGCTGGCCGACACCTGGGACACCGCGGCCGAACGCGGCCCGCAATACGCCACGTTCCACGGCTACCGCCCGCTGGTCCCGGACGGCGACCGCATCGACTGGATCCTCGCCTCGCCTTCGGTGCGGGTGTCCCGAGCGGACATCAACACCTTCTCCGAGCACGGCCGTTTCCCCAGTGACCACCTGCCCGTGCAGGCGCTGCTGGAGCTGTGA